The DNA sequence TCATTTTTACTAATAGAATAATATAAATCTGGATGAATCCTCAACTTATTAACCATATATTTTGCATCTTCTATTGCCTCTTTTGATGTTAATGTTTTTTTACTTTTAATTTTCTTTTTTTTGATTTTTATATCTTTAAAATCTTTAAATTTTATAGACTTTAAAATTTTATTAAATATCTTTTCTTCTTTATGTTTATTTAAACTCAAATTTGAAAAAACAAAATTAAATTCTTTATTTGATTTATATAAATTCAGTTTAATTTGTTTTTCATTATAATTTAAAAAAGCATCTGTGACTTCTATTCTATCTCCAACTACATTATCAATTTTTATTTTTTTAAATATCTTTTTTTTTATTCTTAATCTTACATTTTGCTCTTCTTCTTTTTCTGTTTTTTTATCTTCTTTTAAAATTTTGTCAATTGAATCTATTTTTTTATTTTTTATTGACACAAAAATATTCGATGTTTTATTGTTTATAAATTTAACAAATATTTTATCTTCTCCTACATTTACCACATTTACACTTGATGGATAATTAAATTCAAAATATTTATTTGAATATCTTTTTATAATTTCATTATTTTTTTGTAAATTTTTACACGAAGTCAGTAATAAAATAATTATTAACAGATATATAATTTTACTTTTTCTCATTTTTTTTCCTCCTTAGGTAATTAGGTAATTTGATTAGTCAGCTGCATAACTCTGCAATCCTTTTTTTATAATTCGTTTACATTCGTTTCATTCGTGGTTTCAATCTTTTTTATTCTTATTTTTTACTAAACTAAAAAATTAAACTCTTAACTTGACGACACCTTCTCTCTTTTCCCACGCATAATCATCAATCCTATTCCTATTAAAATAAATGCAATCACTATATTCATAATTAAATTCTTAGAAAAATCAACATTTATAAAAATAGATATACTGTTATGAAAAAAATGTAAAATCATCCCGGGAACAATAGACTCAGTCTTATATGCTGTATATCCAAGCAATAATCCCAAAATAAAAGTTGGAATTAATCTATAGATACTTAAATGAGTCATTGCAAATAAAATAGAAGTTATAATTATTGCTGACTTAGGAGATATTTTGCTTTTTAATGAATTTAGCAACACTCCTCTAAATAATATCTCTTCACATAATGCTGGTGTTAATCCTATAACAAATAATTTAGATATTGGACTCATACTATTTATCATATCTTCTATTCCCTTTAATGATTTTCCAGAATCAGGCAAATATTTTCCTAAAAATATAGCATATAACATTATTATAATAAATATTCCCATCCATAATATACCGCTTCCAAAACTTTCTTTTAATTTTGGCTTTTTTAATCCTAAAGATTTTTTTATATCTGCCTTTAGATACCAAAGAGTGAATATAGGGAAAAATGCAAATATCACATACTGTATAATAAGAGTTCCTAGCACCATATTTATTTTTGTTCCAAAAAACAGATTGCTATATATATACATTATTATTGCTATACAAAATATTAAAATAGCATCTTGCGGATCTATTACCCTCTTCTTTTTAATTTCACTTCTTTTTAATCTAAAGTCAAAACTTTTTCCATTTCCAAATAATATTTTTTCTGTTCCAAATACTTTAAACATAAATAATAGTCCTAATATAGATACAATTATATTTACAAATAAAGATATAGAAAAAAATGTTAAATTTAATTGATTTAATAAAGCTGATTTAATTATAAGCACAGAATTTACAATTGGTATAAATGAATAAAACTTACTCATTTTAATTCCATCTATCATACCTACATAAGTCGGTAACATAAATAAAAATGTTATTGGAGCAAACAAAGCTGCACTCTCTTTATAACTATTTGCAAATAATCCAACTCCTAAAAACACACTAGTTGACAATATTACTAATGGCATCAGCATAAAAAATAATACCACAAATAACATTGGCGTTAATTCTAATTTTCCTTGTAAATTTCCTTGTACACTATTAAGTCTCGAAAGAGCAATACTCAGAGCAATCAAACTTGTAAATAGCGTGGCAAGTCCCATAGTAAAACAAGCAAAAATTTTCGCTATTAATAGCTCCATTTTTTTTATTGGTACAGAAAATAATGTCTCTAGTGTTCCTCTCTCTTTTTCCCCTGTTGTCATTTCAATGGCAAATCCAACTGTTGAAAGCATTGCGTATAATACCAAATACATTGGAACTACTCCACTAAAAGAGTGTTGAGTTATCTCTTTTTTTTCTGCAGTATCTATTGATTTTAATTCTGTTAAATTTAATATTGGCTCTTTTATATTTAACTTTTCAACTATATTTTCTTGCTTATATTTTTTATATTTCTTAAATATTTCTAAAAATCTCTTTTTACTCTTTCCGCTATCAATATTACTTCCCCTATAAAAAATTTCTATTATCTCTTTTTTATTTTCTACTTTATAACTAATAGCTAAATCTAGTTTTTTAGTTTCAATATTTTTTTCATAATCTTTATTCTTTAAATTATAAACCTTAAATTTCCCTTCATATTTTATTAATTCTTTTAATTTATTAGGAATATTTGTAATATAATATATTCTACTTATTTTATCTTTTGATATCTGTTTATCTTTTTCTGCAAAATGAGATATTACATTTATCATTAAAGGCAATATTATTAATGGCAAAAATATAGATATTACATTTCTTTTATCTCTTATTATACTTATTATCTCTTTTATATAAACTGTTTTTATATTTGATAATTTCATTAATTTACCTCCTGTCTTTTGTTTTTTTCTTTGTGTAACTTTGGCTCCTTCGCGTCTTTGTGCTGAAATTATTTTTTCCACCTGTTCCAAATATAACTTTTTCTGATTTAAATATATAAGTCATAAATATAATAGATATAATTGAAACTATTATATTTGTAATATTTGCTATTAATAAATTTAATATATTATAATTGCCTATTAACATATTTCTCATAGATATAATTCCACCAGATATCGGTATCATTGCTGTACACAATGTTAATTTAAAATTAGGAAAAATAGCTACATAACAAGGTAACATTAATATTAATAATACTGGAGATAAATAAGATTGAGCTTCTTTATATGAATTTGCAAAAAATCCAACGCCTATTATTATTGAACTTGATAATATTATAATTGGAATTAACATAAAAAACATTATTACCATTCTAAATATATCTATCTGAAATGAAAATTTGGGTATTGCAATCATTATTCCCATTAATAATGGTATAACTGCTAAAATATTTATAAAACAACTTATTATTCCCACAGAACTACTTGCTAATAGTTTCCCAAATATTATTTCTGATTTTTTTACAGGAATGCTAAAAATTGTTTCCAAAGTTCCTCTCTCTTTTTCTCCAGCAGTCAAATCAATGCTAATAGCATAAATCCCCATTATTGAGTATATTGTTAATAAAAATGGAAGTAAACTCCCTAAAATCATTTCTGTATAATCTTTACTTTTTGAAAGATCATTTGATTTTAATTGTACAGCATCTAAAATAGGAACTTTTATATTCAACTCTTTTATTTTGTTTTTTTCTAATTCTACCTTATATTCATCAAATAATTTATCAATTCTCTTTTTAGCAAGTTTACTTTTTGTTATTGTTGAATTATACAAAATTTTTATTTTTTCTGGTGAATTTTTATTTGTATTTGTAAATTCAATTTCCATATCTATTTTTTCATTTTTTATAAGTTTTTTATAATTTGAATCTTCTGAATTTAATATTTTAAATTTATCACTTAAATTTATTTTTTTTAAGAAAAGTGATGGTATTTCATTTTTTATAATTATTCTACTTTTTTCCGATTTTAATTTATTGCTAACTGTACTCTGTAATTCAAATATGAAAATTAAAATTATTGGATAAATTATTATTGGTAAAAACATAGCTATTAATGCTTTTTTATCTCTTAGTAACTCTTTAAAATCTTTTTTAAATATCAAAACTACTTTATTCAAATTCATCTTTTATATTCTCCTCTCTATCAATATACTCAAGAAAAATATCTCTAATATTATCTTTTCCAGTTTTTTTCTTTAAATTTTCTACCTTACCTGTTTCTACTATTTTCCCTTTATGAATAAGTGCTATTCTATCACATAACATTTCCGCTTCTTCCATATAATGTGTTGAAAATATAATAGTTTTTCCCTCTTCTTTTTTTCTTTTTATAAATTCTATTATTGTTCTACTTGTTAATATATCTAATCCTAAGGTTGGTTCATCTAATATATATATTTCTGGATTATGTATCATACATCTTGCGATTGAACTTTTTTGAGTTTGACCAGTTGATAGTTTTTCGACTATTCTATCTTTAAAATCATTCATATCTAATATATCTAATATCTCTTTTGTCCTTTTTTTAATAATATCTTTATCTAAATCATAAAGTCCGCCAAAGAATTTTATTGTTTCAACAGGTGTTAATTTTTTATATAATTTAGTATTTCCAGATAAAAAACCTATTGATTTTTTTACTTCTTCTGGATTTTTTATTATATCAAATCCATTTATTACTGCTTCTCCATTAGTTGGTTCCATAATTGTAGAAATAATTCGTAAAAGTGTAGTTTTTCCTGCTCCATTAGGCCCTAAAAGTCCAAATATTTCACCTTTTTTAACTTCAAATGAAGCATTTTTTACTGCATAAAATTCCCCTAATTTTTTGTCATAAAATTTTTTACTTACATTTTTCACATTTATCATTTTTTATTATCACTCCTTTTCAATATTAATTTTTTCACATTATCCTGCTTTTTATTTTAAAATTCTGATTCTTTATTATCTTAATTTTTTATGATAAAATATGATTTTATGACATTTAAGAGTGGCTTAAAAATAGATTATATATTTAATGATAAAATATTTTTCACACTCCTTCTAATTTTAAAAATTAATTTTTCAAAGTTATTCGCAATTAATAATTAAACTTATGAAAGAAAAGTTTCTAAATACGATTTTTTTATAATTAATTATAGCACAAATTAATTTTTATTTTAAGTTAAAAAAAATTAATTTATGTTAAAATTTTACAATATAACAAAAGACAGGTTCACACCTGCCTTTTATAATCCTATAAATATATTTTAACTTAAAAATATTATTTTAAGTTTAACCTATCCATTCTATATATCATATCTCTCCACTTTATTTGATTTAAAGAATATGTATTTGTTCTTCTAACCCTTCCTGATGTACTTATTATAACTTTTTTCATTCTTTTTGGAAAATTTAAAACTGCTCGCACTACACCTTGATAACCATTTCCTAAATAATATTTAACCTTTTTATTATTATATGTCCTTATTTTTTTATTTTCCCCTAATAGATAATAATTTAAGTCATATACCATTTTATAAACTACCGCTTCATTTATAAGATTTTTACCACTTCCAGAAAAAGGCTTATTCACAAACACTGCAAATCTATCTTGAAATTTTATTTCATTATTACTTCTATCTTTTAATATCAAAACTATTTCAGTTACAATTCCATAACCTTCTGCAATTATATAATTTGGAATAAGTATTTTAATACTATACTCGCTTTTGTCTCCTCTTTCAGCTAAAGAACACATTTCATTTAATTTCAAACTTTCTTTTAAAGAATCTCTCATAGCTTTAGCATCTTTTTCATTAAATTTATTTTTTTCAGAAAATCCATTTGTTTCTTGAGCTAATGGAGTAATGTCAATATTGTTGTATTTTATATATTTTGGCTCAGAAACATATACAGTTTTTTTAGTTTTTACAGCATTTGTGACCGTTATTACCTTTTTTTCTACTAGTGAACTACATCCTAATTGTGTTAATAAAATTAAAACTCCTAATACTATTTTTTTCATTTTTACCTCCAGTTTATTATTGTTATATACTTTTTCTATTACAAATAAATTTACATTTTCCTAATAATTAAAAGATATATAAGAGAATCAGAACCCAAAATATAATTTTCTAACTCAAATATACGATTAGATAATTTTAAAAATTAAATTTTTTGAATATAAATTTTATTCTCATTTTTTACTTTCTTAGTATACCACTTTTCCTATTTTTTATGCAAGATTTTTTTTATATATGCTTTTTTTTTATATCTATAGCTCCATCTTAGTTACTTTAGAACTAGTTCATCTAATTAGATGAACTGTCTTATCATAACAAAAAGACAGGTTCACACCTGCCTTTCTAATGCTCCAGATATTATTATAAAAATAAAATTCAATTATCTTGCACAATTAAACCTTCCTCTGTTTCCTCCACTAAATATAAATTTTTCATTATCAGATTCAACTC is a window from the Haliovirga abyssi genome containing:
- a CDS encoding ABC transporter permease subunit/CPBP intramembrane protease; its protein translation is MKLSNIKTVYIKEIISIIRDKRNVISIFLPLIILPLMINVISHFAEKDKQISKDKISRIYYITNIPNKLKELIKYEGKFKVYNLKNKDYEKNIETKKLDLAISYKVENKKEIIEIFYRGSNIDSGKSKKRFLEIFKKYKKYKQENIVEKLNIKEPILNLTELKSIDTAEKKEITQHSFSGVVPMYLVLYAMLSTVGFAIEMTTGEKERGTLETLFSVPIKKMELLIAKIFACFTMGLATLFTSLIALSIALSRLNSVQGNLQGKLELTPMLFVVLFFMLMPLVILSTSVFLGVGLFANSYKESAALFAPITFLFMLPTYVGMIDGIKMSKFYSFIPIVNSVLIIKSALLNQLNLTFFSISLFVNIIVSILGLLFMFKVFGTEKILFGNGKSFDFRLKRSEIKKKRVIDPQDAILIFCIAIIMYIYSNLFFGTKINMVLGTLIIQYVIFAFFPIFTLWYLKADIKKSLGLKKPKLKESFGSGILWMGIFIIIMLYAIFLGKYLPDSGKSLKGIEDMINSMSPISKLFVIGLTPALCEEILFRGVLLNSLKSKISPKSAIIITSILFAMTHLSIYRLIPTFILGLLLGYTAYKTESIVPGMILHFFHNSISIFINVDFSKNLIMNIVIAFILIGIGLMIMRGKREKVSSS
- a CDS encoding ABC transporter permease encodes the protein MNLNKVVLIFKKDFKELLRDKKALIAMFLPIIIYPIILIFIFELQSTVSNKLKSEKSRIIIKNEIPSLFLKKINLSDKFKILNSEDSNYKKLIKNEKIDMEIEFTNTNKNSPEKIKILYNSTITKSKLAKKRIDKLFDEYKVELEKNKIKELNIKVPILDAVQLKSNDLSKSKDYTEMILGSLLPFLLTIYSIMGIYAISIDLTAGEKERGTLETIFSIPVKKSEIIFGKLLASSSVGIISCFINILAVIPLLMGIMIAIPKFSFQIDIFRMVIMFFMLIPIIILSSSIIIGVGFFANSYKEAQSYLSPVLLILMLPCYVAIFPNFKLTLCTAMIPISGGIISMRNMLIGNYNILNLLIANITNIIVSIISIIFMTYIFKSEKVIFGTGGKNNFSTKTRRSQSYTKKKTKDRR
- a CDS encoding ABC transporter ATP-binding protein, with product MINVKNVSKKFYDKKLGEFYAVKNASFEVKKGEIFGLLGPNGAGKTTLLRIISTIMEPTNGEAVINGFDIIKNPEEVKKSIGFLSGNTKLYKKLTPVETIKFFGGLYDLDKDIIKKRTKEILDILDMNDFKDRIVEKLSTGQTQKSSIARCMIHNPEIYILDEPTLGLDILTSRTIIEFIKRKKEEGKTIIFSTHYMEEAEMLCDRIALIHKGKIVETGKVENLKKKTGKDNIRDIFLEYIDREENIKDEFE